The Pyrenophora tritici-repentis strain M4 chromosome 10, whole genome shotgun sequence genome contains a region encoding:
- a CDS encoding integral membrane protein: protein MDTTARQLQRRDQSGIDKFLDLIADPFQAEVQETSIYAAIIYSFVISGLLVIVFCFLRPRISRVYAPRAKHADERHRPRPLDNKPFAWVSAVKDVKEQDLVDTIGLDAVVFLRFMRMTRNIFLVLMAVGCLILIPVTVAGGASFYDQWSNIPTLMKFTPQYIFGRKFWWYVLFAYVVQGTVCFFLWRNYLAVVKLRRAYFDTEEYKKSLHSRTLLLTHVPLSSRTDAGLVELVEKALPTESIPRTVIGRNVKDLPKLIEAHDEAVRELERHLAKYLRNPNRLPLKRPTCKVAKEDEKIYGKGKQDAIDYLTKRIARLEVSIKEVRESVDMRNPMPYGFASYDHIEDAHACAYASRKKGPAGCDVYLAPRPHDLLWQNLAMTRNTRRIRAFWDGLWIVLLTVAFVVPNMLTSVFLSDFSHLGLVWPAFQTNLAAHPTGWAIAQGILAPLVQTLMYMGIPVVFRRLFTHSGDISKTSRERHVTARLYSFFVFNNLVVFSVFGSAWRFIAGVIAAHDRGVWEAMRDGHLFTKVMVGLCNVSTFWLTWQMQRNLGAAIDLSQAWALSWSWFQRKFFSPTPRELIELSAPQPFPYADYYNNYLFVATVGICMGTLQPIIFPVTALYLAMDCVFKKYLLQYVFVTKTESGGRFWRMAANRLLFAVFFGNAVIALIVGAQGVGMIDFNVAQASAWNMLFAMIPLPFLLFGFKWYCKTAFDDKLVYYSTVPFSDVEGGQESSEQRLPKQKKSSKVSSRYGHPALYKKLLTPMVHAKSQHLLEEIYAHRPGNEDNSHNIFDQPGRHSTDRAMPSTPGYDRFGDFVTTEYDAHGEEGAKQNPNSAGLPRMELVTESELDFSNFKKRAEFREQFGGEGELYGRADDFSSRPGTPSTFTTLTEMGPYGHARVPSSSRASSRTHLGTKEEEGLELEQLDEQGTSYARGYRRPDDGFDETGIDVVDPATPLTGDVLLRSSEDGWQRLVGHVDADADGRGAGYSNVADTDAFRGK, encoded by the exons ATGGACACCACCGCGCGGCAGCTGCAGCGGCGAGATCAAAGCGGTATTGATAAGTTTTTGGATTTGATAGCGGATCCGTTTCAAGCTGAG GTCCAAGAAACGTCAATCTACGCCGCCATCATCTATTCCTTCGTCATCTCCGGCCTCCTAGTCATCGTATTCTGCTTCCTCCGACCGCGCATCTCACGAGTCTATGCGCCGCGCGCCAAACATGCTGACGAGAGACACCGGCCGCGGCCGCTGGACAACAAGCCGTTTGCGTGGGTGAGCGCGGTAAAGGATGTCAAGGAGCAGGATCTTGTGGATACAATTGGGCTGGACGCGGTGGTATTCCTACGATTTATGCGCATGACGCGGAATATCTTCCTTGTGCTCATGGCCGTGGGCTGCCTGATCTTGATACCCGTGACTGTGGCTGGAGGCGCGAGTTTCTACGACCAGTGGAGTAATATCCCCACGTTGATGAAGTTTACGCCGCAGTATATTTTCGGGCGCAAGTTTTGGTGGTATGTACTGTTTGCGTATGTGGTGCAGGGGACGGTGTGTTTCTTTTTGTGGAGGAATTATTTGGCGGTTGTGAAGTTGAGGAGGGCGTACTTTGATACAGAGGAGTATAAGAAAAGTTTGCATTCGAGGACTTTGTTG CTCACTCATGTTCCTCTTTCGTCGCGAACCGATGCTGGGTTGGTGGAACTCGTCGAAAAAGCGTTGCCGACTGAGAGCATTCCTCGAACAGTTATTGGTCGCAATGTTAAGGACTTGCCAAAATTGATCGAAGCGCATGACGAAGCGGTCCGCGAGCTCGAAAGGCACTTGGCCAAATACCTACGCAATCCGAATCGTTTACCTCTGAAGCGACCTACGTGCAAGGTGGCTAAGGAAGATGAGAAGATCTATGGCAAGGGAAAACAGGACGCCATCGATTATCTCACAAAACGAATTGCAAGATTGGAAGTCAGCATCAAGGAAGTGCGGGAAAGCGTGGATATGCGCAACCCAATGCCTTACGGGTTTGCATCTTACGACCATATCGAAGACGCCCATGCATGTGCATATGCGAGTAGGAAAAAGGGTCCCGCTGGGTGCGACGTATACCTAGCACCCAGACCACACGATCTGCTGTGGCAAAATCTGGCGATGACGAGGAACACCCGAAGAATCCGCGCCTTTTGGGATGGGTTGTGGATCGTACTGCTTACCGTTGCGTTTGTCGTACCCAACATGCTCACGTCAGTATTCCTATCCGACTTTTCCCATCTGGGACTTGTATGGCCAGCTTTCCAGACGAATCTAGCGGCGCATCCAACAGGATGGGCCATTGCACAGGGTATCCTAGCCCCGTTGGTACAGACGCTCATGTACATGGGTATTCCTGTTGTCTTCAGAAGGCTCTTCACCCACTCTGGTGACATCTCCAAGACGTCAAGAGAGCGACATGTGACAGCACGGCTCTACTCCTTCTTCGTCTTCAACAATCTTGTCGTCTTCTCCGTCTTTGGGTCGGCATGGCGCTTTATCGCCGGTGTCATCGCAGCACACGATCGCGGTGTGTGGGAAGCCATGCGCGACGGTCACTTGTTCACCAAAGTCATGGTCGGCCTGTGTAATGTGTCAACTTTCTGGCTCACTTGGCAGATGCAGCGAAATCTAGGCGCTGCCATCGATCTCTCACAAGCCTGGGCTCTGTCTTGGAGCTGGTTTCAGCGCAAATTCTTCTCACCAACACCAAGAGAGCTTATCGAGCTCTCCGCCCCGCAGCCGTTCCCCTATGCGGACTATTACAACAACTACCTGTTCGTGGCCACGGTAGGCATTTGCATGGGCACCCTACAGCCGATCATCTTCCCTGTAACAGCCTTGTACCTGGCCATGGATTGCGTGTTCAAGAAGTACCTGCTCCAGTACGTGTTCGTTACCAAGACCGAGTCCGGGGGCCGCTTCTGGCGTATGGCTGCGAACCGATTGCTCTTCGCGGTCTTTTTCGGCAACGCAGTCATTGCGCTGATCGTCGGGGCACAGGGTGTTGGAATGATTGACTTCAACGTAGCCCAGGCGAGTGCTTGGAACATGCTCTTTGCCATGATACCGCTTCCATTCCTGCTCTTCGGCTTCAAGTGGTACTGCAAAACGGCTTTTGACGATAAATTGGTCTACTACTCCACAGTCCCCTTTTCAGATGTCGAAGGCGGGCAGGAGTCTTCTGAGCAGCGGCTTCCCAAGCAGAAGAAGAGTAGCAAAGTATCGTCTCGATATGGCCATCCTGCGCTGTATAAGAAACTTTTGACACCAATGGTACACGCAAAGTCGCAACATCTACTTGAAGAGATTTATGCTCACCGCCCGGGCAATGAGGACAACAGCCATAATATTTTCGACCAACCGGGCCGCCATTCAACAGATCGCGCCATGCCCTCAACACCCGGCTACGACCGTTTTGGCGACTTTGTCACGACCGAGTATGACGCCCATGGTGAAGAAGGCGCAAAGCAAAATCCCAACTCCGCAGGTCTACCGCGCATGGAACTGGTCACAGAATCCGAGCTCGACTTTTCCAACTTCAAAAAGCGCGCAGAGTTCCGCGAGCAGTTTGGCGGCGAAGGCGAGTTGTATGGGCGGGCTGATGACTTTTCCTCCCGTCCGGGCACGCCATCCACATTCACTACCCTGACCGAAATGGGCCCGTATGGGCACGCGCGTGTTCCGTCGTCGTCCAGGGCATCGAGCCGCACACATCTTGGTACCAAGGAAGAGGAGGGGTTGGAGCTGGAGCAGCTGGACGAACAAGGGACCTCGTATGCCAGAGGCTATCGACGGCCGGATGACGGCTTCGACGAGACGGGTATCGACGTGGTAGATCCGGCGACGCCGTTGACTGGTGACGTGCTTTTGCGCAGCAGCGAGGATGGTTGGCAGCGTTTAGTCGGCCACGTGGATGCCGATGCTGATGGTCGAGGTGCGGGGTATAGTAATGTTGCTGATACGGATGCTTTCAGAGGGAAGTAG
- a CDS encoding Cah, Carbonic anhydrase yields MLFQTLLLASTASATCMHGLSFAKRATTDEIKISTFGYGPLDGAMNWASLDVANEACRMGKNQSPINIDNSIRPAPARPVISVPEVDSMDFLNLGSTIEVVVNGTTNYAGTDFRIKQFHMHTPSEHHINLEYYPLEIHMVHQGVNDPSQLAVIALMFEVSDKKSSSIIKSLSDSLPKITKPGTKTPIKGGIDFSDVEDKLKKSEILTYSGSLTTPPCAEGVTFLIVKEPLDISVADFNAIKKIVKFNSRVIQNKPGYPNLVEVGSVSGTPGAYMPNMTLPGNATAPGDNATVANAPVPVLSPIPSPSPGKVTPTAASSSCTDKSLTVTELNGRPTWIPTIIANRRSPQY; encoded by the exons ATGCTTTTCCAAACCCTCCTCCTTGCTTCGACGGCTTCGGCCACTTGCATGCACGGCTTGTCCTTTGCTAAGCGCGCAACGACTGATGAAATCAAAATCAGCACCTTTGGCTATGGCCCTCTTGACGGAGCCATGAACTGGGCCTCCCTTGACGTTGCAAACGAGGCGTGCAGAATGGGCAAGAACCAGTCGCCAATCAACATCG ATAACAGCATCAGGCCCGCTCCCGCGCGTCCCGTCATCTCTGTCCCAGAGGTCGACTCAATGGACTTTCTCAACCTTGGTAGCACTATTGAGGTTGTTGTAAACGGCACTACAAACTACGCTGGCACAGACTTCCGCATCAAGCAGTTCCACATGCATACGCCTTCTGAGCACCACATCAACCTAGAGTACTATCCACTCGAGATCCACATGGTGCACCAGGGCGTCAACGACCCCAGCCAACTCGCCGTCATCGCCCTCATGTTCGAAGTCTCAGACAAGAAGTCCTCTTCCATCATCAAGTCGCTCTCGGACTCGCTCCCCAAGATCACAAAGCCCGGCACCAAGACGCCAATCAAGGGCGGCATCGACTTCTCTGACGTCGAGGACAAGCTCAAGAAGTCCGAAATCCTCACCTACTCCGGCTCGCTCACCACCCCACCCTGCGCTGAGGGCGTCACCTTCCTCATCGTCAAGGAGCCCCTTGACATCTCCGTCGCAGACTTCAACGCCATCAAGAAGATTGTAAAGTTCAACTCGCGCGTCATCCAAAACAAGCCCGGCTACCCCAACCTTGTGGAAGTTGGCAGCGTGTCTGGAACCCCCGGTGCCTACATGCCCAACATGACTCTGCCTGGCAACGCGACTGCGCCTGGCGACAACGCCACCGTGGCCAACGCCCCTGTGCCCGTCCTGTCCCCTATCCCATCCCCTTCTCCCGGTAAGGTTACCCCTACCGCTGCCTCGAGCAGCTGTACTGACAAGTCGCTGACCGTAACCGAGCTTAATGGAAGACCCACGTGGATCCCTACCATTATAGCCAACAGGAGATCACCCCAGTACTAA